A DNA window from Arachis duranensis cultivar V14167 chromosome 3, aradu.V14167.gnm2.J7QH, whole genome shotgun sequence contains the following coding sequences:
- the LOC107479337 gene encoding uncharacterized protein LOC107479337, translating into MAYKTPLGMSPFWIIYGKACHFPVEIEYKAYWAVKQCCMDVTKVGIARKLQLEELECLRIEVYENARIYKEQTKAFHDHNIRKKDFQEGKLRSRWDGPFRLKKVKPYGVVELVHPQCSVTFKVNSHRGKKYHGYMSPKELEVFLLTDEPKGGET; encoded by the exons ATGGCCTATAAGACCCCATTAGGGATGAGTCCCTTTTGGATCATTTATGGGAAGGCATGCCACTTCCCAGTTGAAATTGAGTATAAGGCTTATTGGGCGGTTAAGCAGTGTTGCATGGATGTCACCAAGGTAGGTATAGCCAGGAAATTGCAGCTAGAGGAACTTGAGTGCCTTAGGATAGAGGTCTATGAGAATGCAAGGATTTACAAAGAGCAAACTAAGGCATTCCATGATCACAATATCCGCAAGAAAGATTTTCAAGAAG GAAAGCTCCGTTCAAGGTGGGATGGTCCCTTTAGACTGAAGAAGGTAAAGCCTTATGGTGTGGTCGAGCTAGTCCACCCTCAATGTAGTGTAACATTCAAAGTGAATAGCCATAGGGGAAAGAAGTATCATGGCTACATGTCGCCGAAGGAGTTGGAGGTGTTCCTACTTACAGATGAACCCAAAGGAGGAGAAACTTAA